Proteins found in one Streptococcus iniae genomic segment:
- a CDS encoding ABC transporter ATP-binding protein produces MSFIEIQNLVKVYKGNKKAVDNVSLTIEEGNIYGLLGPNGAGKSTLISLILGLIPLSSGEVTILQEPHHSIRKISSQIGYVPQDIAVYPDLTAYENVELFGSLYGLKGSPLKEQVLKSLDFVGLRSQANHFPSQFSGGMKRRLNIACALVHSPKLIIFDEPTVGIDPQSRNHILDSIRLLNQQGTTIIYTSHYMEEVEALCDYIFIMDHGSIIEEGHKFDLEKRYAEELNHHILVTLTEKPTFDLSKKPGWSIVDTDHDSILMVENSDIATVVRQLTEEEILFSEIKHNHLNLEEIFLHLTGKKLRD; encoded by the coding sequence ATGAGTTTTATCGAGATTCAAAATCTTGTAAAAGTCTATAAAGGAAATAAAAAAGCTGTAGATAATGTCTCTTTAACAATTGAAGAAGGCAATATTTATGGCTTATTGGGCCCAAATGGTGCTGGGAAATCAACCTTAATCAGTCTTATTTTAGGCTTGATTCCATTAAGTTCAGGAGAAGTGACAATTTTACAAGAGCCTCATCATTCTATTCGAAAAATAAGTTCACAGATTGGTTATGTTCCTCAAGATATTGCAGTTTATCCAGACTTAACAGCTTATGAGAATGTTGAGCTCTTTGGCTCACTTTATGGTCTAAAAGGCAGTCCATTAAAAGAACAAGTTTTAAAAAGTTTAGATTTTGTAGGCTTAAGATCTCAAGCCAATCACTTTCCAAGCCAATTTTCGGGAGGAATGAAAAGGCGTTTAAATATTGCCTGTGCTCTGGTACATTCTCCAAAATTAATTATTTTTGATGAACCAACCGTAGGAATTGATCCTCAATCACGTAATCACATTTTAGATTCTATTCGGTTACTTAATCAACAAGGTACTACTATTATCTATACTAGTCATTATATGGAAGAAGTTGAAGCCTTATGTGATTATATTTTTATCATGGATCATGGTTCAATAATTGAAGAAGGTCATAAATTTGACTTGGAAAAACGTTATGCTGAAGAGTTGAATCATCATATTTTGGTGACTTTAACAGAGAAACCGACTTTTGATTTATCTAAGAAACCGGGATGGTCTATAGTTGATACTGATCATGACTCTATTTTGATGGTTGAAAATAGTGATATCGCAACAGTAGTGCGCCAATTGACAGAAGAAGAGATTTTATTTAGTGAGATTAAACATAACCACTTGAATTTAGAAGAAATCTTCTTGCACTTAACTGGTAAGAAGTTAAGAGATTAG
- a CDS encoding CPBP family intramembrane glutamic endopeptidase codes for MNLSTQCLNLCFLLVTCCPSIAVQAIFGKSSNGYGFNLIAFLRAVLVYYAIVLSVIYFLSPSIAAPLGNSNSEVFAIGLVLLIAVLLIEVAFLHALRCFQNKQWKPLKLSFVGTTQKWQTMPYPLLLALCEEITYRFLWFAILYVQWHLPIMLVLVLSSFCYALNHLLMGKSIFYGKLLTGLLYAGIYYFSQNFWLLVIVHVGGNFVVECVSYYQSKVRR; via the coding sequence ATGAATTTGTCCACCCAATGCCTTAATCTTTGTTTTTTACTGGTCACGTGCTGCCCTTCAATTGCCGTGCAAGCTATTTTTGGAAAAAGTAGTAATGGATATGGCTTTAATTTGATTGCTTTTTTAAGAGCTGTTTTAGTTTATTATGCAATTGTTTTGTCAGTAATTTATTTTTTGTCTCCTTCTATTGCTGCCCCATTAGGAAATAGCAATAGCGAGGTCTTTGCAATTGGTTTAGTATTGCTGATTGCAGTTCTTTTAATTGAAGTTGCATTTCTTCATGCACTACGTTGCTTTCAAAACAAGCAGTGGAAGCCTTTGAAACTATCATTTGTTGGTACAACTCAAAAATGGCAAACCATGCCTTACCCTTTGCTTTTGGCCTTGTGTGAGGAAATAACTTATCGCTTTTTATGGTTTGCTATCTTATATGTTCAATGGCACTTGCCAATTATGCTGGTATTGGTCTTGAGTAGTTTTTGTTATGCATTGAATCATTTGTTGATGGGGAAATCTATTTTTTATGGAAAACTTCTCACAGGACTCTTATATGCTGGTATTTATTACTTTAGCCAGAACTTTTGGTTACTTGTGATTGTTCATGTCGGGGGAAATTTTGTGGTTGAATGCGTTAGCTATTATCAGTCAAAGGTAAGAAGGTAG
- a CDS encoding SagF family protein: MKIILGLLSFLGLATCVITSPRRRSMARWHLEQVKHLSYQQWLDCLLCLLQLSVLLLLILIFPSQIRISDAFHFLQLIEWHWQIICYALLYIIALVEITLLVLIALFDVTLKKDSRTLFKKMNWLAYRPEKPKLSFFVLSFVCLSDALVYLGVLLFLAKTSPVNLIALILGYAFVKACRYTVWSHRLLAFCLFAVIAIWCITACLLYGWGIGLFLLTMTYLLISFKEQH; the protein is encoded by the coding sequence ATGAAAATTATATTAGGACTGCTATCTTTTTTAGGTCTAGCGACTTGCGTGATTACAAGTCCTAGACGACGCTCGATGGCAAGATGGCATTTAGAGCAGGTTAAGCATTTATCTTACCAACAGTGGCTGGATTGTTTACTTTGTCTTCTTCAATTAAGTGTTCTCTTGCTGCTTATCCTTATTTTTCCGAGTCAAATAAGGATAAGTGATGCTTTCCATTTTTTGCAGTTGATAGAATGGCATTGGCAAATCATATGTTATGCGTTATTATATATCATAGCGCTAGTAGAAATAACCTTGTTAGTATTGATTGCTCTTTTTGATGTTACCTTAAAAAAAGACAGTCGAACACTTTTTAAAAAAATGAATTGGCTAGCTTATAGACCTGAAAAGCCAAAGCTCAGTTTTTTCGTTTTATCTTTTGTGTGTCTCTCAGATGCTCTTGTTTATTTGGGTGTGCTTCTCTTTTTAGCGAAAACATCCCCTGTAAATCTGATTGCTCTTATTTTAGGATATGCCTTTGTTAAGGCTTGTCGCTACACAGTTTGGTCGCATCGGTTACTGGCCTTTTGCCTGTTTGCTGTTATTGCGATCTGGTGTATCACGGCGTGTTTATTATATGGTTGGGGAATTGGCTTGTTCTTGTTAACAATGACCTATCTTTTGATTAGTTTTAAAGAACAACATTAA